The region CACAGCATCAACGCGAGCATCGAGGGCGGCAACGACTTTGGCGGCACCAATCTGACCAATCCGTTCGGCTTCACACTCGGCGGCTTCCAGCATCTGTCCGCGTATGCCGCCGATCAACTGTCGGGCAACTCGATGGTGTTCGGCCAGGTCACCTATATGAATCAGCTCGCCACCTTCAACGCGTCGCCGATTCGCGGCTTGTTCGCGGGCCTGAGTCTCGAAGCCGGCAACGTGTGGAACCGCGATTCCGATTTCGGCAGCGGACCGTTAAAGCGCAGCGTGACGATTTTCACCGCGGTGACCAGCTCGTTCGGACCGATGTATCTGGGTGTCGCGTTCGCACCGGGCGGCCGCAGCAACTTCTATTTCCAGCTCGGCCATACCTATTGAGCGTGACGGGCGCGGCGTAAAGCGTGGCGGCACACCCGCGCCGCGAATCACGTCGTGCCGACCGGCCAGCTGATTTCGAAGCGCGCGCCGCCGAGCACCACCGGGTCCGTCACGCCGATGCGGCCGCGATGCGCACGCAGCACCTGCTGCGTGATCGCGAGCCCAAGACCGTAGCCGCCGGTCTGCCGGTCGAGCCGCACGAAGGCATCGAAGATGCGTTCGCGCTGTTCGGGCGGAATGCCCGCACCGTCGTCTTCCACGTAGATTTCCACATTGCCGTGCCGCACGCTCAGCCCGACCATGATGCGCGAGGCGGCGTATTTGCTGGCATTGCGCAACAGATTGCGCATGGCGTACGACATCAAGCGCTTGTCCATCACCACGCGCATCGCGGCGTCGACCTCGTTGCTCGGGACGATCTGGCGGTCGGCGTAAAGCAGCGTCGCATCGGTGATCTGGCTGTCGAACCATGCGGCGAGCGAGGTCGCTTCGAGATTCGATTGCAGCGAACTGTATTCGAGCCGCGCATAGGTCAGGCTCATGTCGATCAGTTCGTCGAGTTCGGTCACGTCCTGATCGATGCTCGCCAGCGCGCTTTCGTATTCGGCGGCCGAGGCCGGCTCGCGCAGACTCTCCAGCGCGAAACGCACGCGCGCGAGCGGCGTGCGCAACTCGTGGGAGATACCGTTGGTGAGTTCGCGCTGCGCGGCGATCAGACGTTCCATGCGCTGGGCCAGCGCGTTCAGCGTGCGCGCGAGCGGACCGATGATCGTGCTGTACGATTCGCGCGCTCTTGTATTGAAGCGCCCGCCGGTGAAATCGATCGCGCGTTCGCGGACCATCACCAGATCGAGCCAGACGGGCCGCATCCAGCGATACGCGACGACAGCGGGCAACAGCAGCGTCACGATCGCGATCGGCAATGCGACGCGCAACGTGACGAATGTTTGCCAGAGCGAAGGGGTAGCGCGCGCGGTGAACCCGAGCACGAGGAGCGCGGCGCCGAGCACGAGCGCGGTGAGCGTCAGCAGCCGCGTGTAGACCCGCAGATAAAGCCGTGACCAGCTCGGAATACGGTCCGCGCGCGTGTCGGTCCACGAGCGGCGGAAATGCAGCCAGCGCCATTTGCAATAGCGGTACGGGTTGAGTTTTTTTGGCGCCTCGGCGTGTGGCATCGTTCTCTCTTTGCTACGACGCCGCAATCGACGCCCCTTGAACGAACGCCATGGTTCGTTCCGCGACCGTGTCGCGCTCGTTGTCCAGTGTGATCATGTGGTAGCTGTCGGTCAAGCGCACCAGCGTCACCGAACGGCTGGCGAGATTGTCGCAGACGAACTCCGCCGAGCGAATACTCGTCACTTCATCTTCTTCCGAATGCATGACGAGCGTGTCGCAGGTGACGCGCGAAAGCGCACGCTTCGCCTCGAAGCGCATCCAGTCCACCTGCTCGATCGCGGCGAGCGGCACATACGGGTAATGCACGCCGCTGCCCTTCTGCAGATGCCGGCGGATCAGATTGCGGATACGCGCGTTCTTGATGCCGAACGGCTCGCCTTCCGGCACGCGGATCAACCGGCGCAGCCCCGGCACGCAGTACAGCAGATAACGCAGCGGACGCAACCGCGAGCCGCCCCAACCGTCGAGGAACAACGGCGGCGACAGCAGGATCAGGCGGCCGTGGGTCATCTTTTCGCGCGCGCTCAGCATCACCGCGAGCAACGCGCCCATCGAGATGCCGGCCACGTCGACGCGCTCGTAACGGGTCGACAACTCGCGATAGGTGCGGCTCAGCAGCTTCATGTAGTCACTCAGCGTCACGCCGCTCAACGCGCCGGGATTCGAACCGTGTCCCGGCAGCGACGGCAGATGCACGTCGCAGCCGATCTGCTCGAACTTGCGGTCGAGCGTGCCGAAATCATGGCGTGTGCCGCCCAGCCCGTGGATCATCAGCACGGCATGGCGGGAGAGAGGAGAAACGCAGGCGGACATCGCAAGA is a window of Paraburkholderia sp. D15 DNA encoding:
- a CDS encoding ATP-binding protein; this translates as MPHAEAPKKLNPYRYCKWRWLHFRRSWTDTRADRIPSWSRLYLRVYTRLLTLTALVLGAALLVLGFTARATPSLWQTFVTLRVALPIAIVTLLLPAVVAYRWMRPVWLDLVMVRERAIDFTGGRFNTRARESYSTIIGPLARTLNALAQRMERLIAAQRELTNGISHELRTPLARVRFALESLREPASAAEYESALASIDQDVTELDELIDMSLTYARLEYSSLQSNLEATSLAAWFDSQITDATLLYADRQIVPSNEVDAAMRVVMDKRLMSYAMRNLLRNASKYAASRIMVGLSVRHGNVEIYVEDDGAGIPPEQRERIFDAFVRLDRQTGGYGLGLAITQQVLRAHRGRIGVTDPVVLGGARFEISWPVGTT
- a CDS encoding alpha/beta fold hydrolase translates to MLMIHGLGGTRHDFGTLDRKFEQIGCDVHLPSLPGHGSNPGALSGVTLSDYMKLLSRTYRELSTRYERVDVAGISMGALLAVMLSAREKMTHGRLILLSPPLFLDGWGGSRLRPLRYLLYCVPGLRRLIRVPEGEPFGIKNARIRNLIRRHLQKGSGVHYPYVPLAAIEQVDWMRFEAKRALSRVTCDTLVMHSEEDEVTSIRSAEFVCDNLASRSVTLVRLTDSYHMITLDNERDTVAERTMAFVQGASIAAS